The Zingiber officinale cultivar Zhangliang chromosome 9A, Zo_v1.1, whole genome shotgun sequence genome window below encodes:
- the LOC122021931 gene encoding probable carbohydrate esterase At4g34215 translates to MRSDVEFCLRSDRIDRRQRSRMGKQIFILSGQSNMSGRGGVLHRRWDGVVPPACCPNPSVLRFAAASLWEEARDPLHADIDAAKVCGVGPGMAFANALLPRLPADAVIGLVPCAIGGTPIREWERGCHLYEKMVRRAREAAEGSGGGGGEIKAVLWYQGESDTSSRDAAEAYGAKMESLIRDLRSDLQLPSLPFIQVAIASGDKPYIDVVREAQLQLNLPNVVCVDAMGLPLNSDHLHLSTEAQVLLGEMLAETYVKHYLS, encoded by the exons ATGCGAAGCGATGTTGAATTCTGCTTAAGAAGCGATCGAATCGATCGGCGTCAACGTTCGAGAATGGGGAAGCAGATCTTCATCCTGTCGGGGCAGAGCAACATGTCTGGCCGAGGCGGCGTTCTCCACCGCCGCTGGGACGGCGTCGTGCCCCCGGCGTGCTGCCCCAATCCCTCCGTCCTCCGTTTCGCCGCCGCATCGCTGTGGGAAGAGGCCCGCGACCCTCTCCACGCCGACATCGACGCCGCCAAGGTGTGTGGCGTCGGACCCGGAATGGCCTTTGCCAATGCCCTCCTCCCGCGCCTCCCGGCCGACGCCGTCATCGGCCTGGTCCCCTGCGCCATCGGCGGGACCCCTATTAGGGAGTGGGAGCGCGGGTGTCATCTCTACGAGAAGATGGTGCGGAGAGCGCGGGAGGCAGCCGAGGggagcggcggcggcggaggggaGATCAAGGCCGTGCTTTGGTACCAGGGGGAGAGTGACACGTCGTCGCGCGATGCTGCTGAGGCGTACGGGGCGAAAATGGAGAGCTTGATTCGAGATTTACGGTCGGATCTCCAATTGCCTTCTCTGCCCTTCATCCAG GTTGCAATTGCATCAGGTGACAAACCCTACATAGATGTGGTAAGGGAGGCTCAGCTGCAACTTAATCTGCCAAATGTTGTGTGTGTGGATGCCATGGGCTTACCGTTGAATTCTGATCACTTGCATCTGAGCACCGAAGCCCAAGTCTTGCTAGGCGAAATGCTTGCGGAAACTTATGTCAAACACTACCTGTCGTGA
- the LOC122020318 gene encoding protein GrpE-like — MAAIASHSLFPSLRPLTSSKSLKTSRSTSISARRNPSAKFSAISTSLISSCPPRRSFKGHVNVADSTSKTISGEEENQISESVNQKDLPSMGSLIQAYKEAIIAGDETTAQEIETLICAVENQKTVLSAKFAEITTLLATDKDQYLRLKADFENFRKKTEKHRLNFTSDIRGDVIESLLPMVDSFEKTIKEIKPETEKEKKIEFSYQGIYKQFVEVMRSFGVSVVETVGKPFDPSIHEAIAREESQEFQAGIITQELRRGFLLSGQLLRTATVKVSAGPVQVKANSVQEVQVKSPEDLTSTASNSD, encoded by the exons ATGGCTGCAATTGCCAGCCACTCCCTCTTCCCTTCGCTCCGCCCCCTGACCTCCTCAAAATCTCTCAAAACCTCCAGATCGACATCCATCTCTGCCCGCCGGAACCCTAGCGCCAAATTTTCAGCGATCTCCACATCCCTCATCTCTTCCTGTCCTCCTCGGAGATCATTTAAGGGGCACGTCAATGTCGCAGATTCAACCTCAAAG ACAATTAGTGGTGAAGAAGAGAACCAGATATCAGAAAGCGTCAATCAAAAAGACCTGCCATCTATGGGGAGTCTTATCCAAGCTTACAAGGAGGCTATCATAGCAGGAGATGAAACAACGGCTCAAGAAATTGAAACTCTAATATGTGCTGTGGAGAATCAGAAAACTGTTCTATCTGCAAAATTTGCAgagataacaactttgttagcaaCTGACAAGGACCAATATCTCCGGCTGAAAGCTGATTTtgagaattttagaaaaaaaactgAGAAGCACCGCCTTAACTTTACATCAGATATTCGAGGGGATGTAATTGAGAGTTTATTACCTATGGTTGACAGTTTTGAGAAGACAATAAAGGAGATAAAGCCAGAAACAGAGAAGGAAAAGAAGATTGAGTTTAGCTATCAGGGCATATACAAGCAGTTTGTGGAGGTCATGAGAAGCTTTGGCGTCTCTGTAGTAGAGACGGTTGGCAAACCATTTGATCCTTCT ATTCATGAGGCTATTGCAAGGGAAGAATCCCAAGAGTTTCAAGCAGGCATCATCACCCAAGAACTTCGTCGCGGATTTCTTCTCAGCGGCCAACTCCTTAGAACAGCGACTGTCAAAGTGTCAGCTGGGCCTGTCCAAGTGAAAGCCAATTCTGTCCAAGAAGTACAAGTTAAATCACCTGAGGATTTGACCTCAACAGCAAGCAACAGCGACTAG
- the LOC122021020 gene encoding fatty acid amide hydrolase-like, translating to MPSKCCGSLFQFVDLLVGGNSAMGILRDAGKCYRPVADVDLGPNSDEFYILADVKAPRVAGLLVKIFVWILESWILGPVVIYFLKKDNKVQRLVSNAVIQEPPLFVPDHDNQDVAEQSVSPVKPNLSPAERVQEAAGCLPASLESSLHGSPCQFRRWTIRDFARAYRSGETTPLAVAKRFLAAVKESEDPKLQMAFFINFSPDDIIRQAEESAQRFQIGAPISIMDGILVAIKDEIDCLPYPTTGGTTWLHKSRPCIDDASCVRQLRSCGAILVGKTNMHELGAGTSGINPHYGATRNPCDINKVSGGSSSGSAAVVCAGLCPVALGVDGGGSVRMPAALCGVVGFKPTSSRLSNSGVLPLNWTVGMPGILAATVEDALLTYAAICSDPPNRPTLLQPSLNFPLLNSAQPLTDIKLAKSSKWFNDSTIDVRNCCDRAISMLCKQYGWKVLDVTVPEIEEMRLAHYVTIGSECTASLAPHLSKLDHAEIGWDARVALSVYGSFTSKDYLNAQRIRNRQTQFHREIFKKADVIVTPTTGVTAYPLLSDALSTGELDYINGAALVRYSIAGNFLGLPAITVMVGYDMGGLPIGLQFIGRPWSEATLLHLAFAMQTICIKSYKKPQVFYNLLETK from the exons ATGCCGAGCAAGTGCTGTGGCAGTCTCTTTCAGTTCGTCGATCTACTTGTTGGTGGCAATTCAGCGATGGGGATCTTGAGGGACGCCGGGAAGTGCTACAGGCCGGTCGCCGACGTCGATCTCGGCCCGAACAGCGACGAGTTCTATATCCTTGCCGATGTCAaag CTCCGCGAGTGGCTGGCCTTCTCGTCAAGATATTCGTGTGGATTCTGGAGTCGTGGATCCTCGGCCCCGTCGTGATCTACTTCCTCAAGAAGGACAACAAAGTTCAGAGG CTCGTCTCAAACGCTGTAATTCAAGAGCCGCCGCTCTTCGTTCCTGATCATGATAACCAAG ACGTCGCGGAGCAAAGCGTTAGCCCAGTTAAGCCTAATCTGTCGCCGGCCGAACGAGTTCAGGAGGCCGCAGGCTGCCTTCCTGCAAGTTTGGAATCCAGTTTGCATGGTTCACCTTGCCAATTCAGACGTTGGACTATCCGAGACTTCGCGAGAGCTTACAGATCAGGAGAAACGACTCCTCTTGCA GTTGCAAAGAGGTTCTTGGCTGCTGTTAAAGAGTCCGAAGATCCCAAACTCCAAATGGCTTTCTTCATTAACTTCAGCCCTGATGATATTATCAGGCAGGCAGAAGAATCAGCACAAAGATTCCAAATAG GAGCTCCAATTTCGATCATGGATGGAATTCTTGTAGCGATAAAGGATGAGATCGACTGCCTGCCTTATCCTACAACTG GAGGGACTACATGGCTGCACAAGTCCAGGCCATGCATTGATGATGCAAGCTGTGTGAGGCAATTGAGGTCATGTGGTGCCATCCTTGTGGGGAAGACCAACATGCATGAGCTTGGAGCCGGGACCAGTGGCATCAATCCACACTACGG CGCTACGAGGAACCCCTGCGACATCAACAAGGTTTCTGGAGGTTCATCTAGCGGATCGGCCGCAGTAGTGTGTGCTGGATTGTGTCCTGTTGCTCTCGGAGTCGATGGAGGGG GGTCTGTGAGAATGCCTGCAGCTTTGTGTGGTGTTGTTGGATTCAAACCAACTTCAAGTCGCTTATCGAATTCAGG GGTTCTTCCATTGAATTGGACTGTCGGAATGCCAGGAATATTAGCAGCGACCGTCGAGGATGCTCTTTTAAC TTATGCTGCTATTTGTAGTGATCCTCCAAATCGACCAACACTTTTACAA CCTTCGCTCAACTTTCCCCTACTCAACTCGGCGCAGCCCCTCACCGACATAAAGTTAGCCAAATCTTCCAAG TGGTTTAATGATAGCACAATTGATGTAAGGAACTGTTGCGACCGAGCCATAAGTATGCTATGCAAGCAGTATGGATGGAAG GTTCTGGATGTGACCGTTCCCGAAATCGAAGAGATGAGGCTTGCTCACTATGTCACAATTGGATCAGAATGCACTGCTTCATTGGCTCCTCATCTCTCAAAACT TGATCATGCGGAAATAGGCTGGGATGCACGAGTTGCGCTCTCCGTTTATGGTTCATTCACAAGCAAAGACTATTTGAATGCACAAAGAATCAG GAACCGACAAACGCAATTCCATAGAGAGATTTTTAAGAAGGCTGATGTGATTGTCACACCGACCACAGG TGTTACTGCATACCCATTACTAAGTGATGCTTTGAGCACCGGTGAACTCGACTACATAAATGGAG CCGCACTTGTGAGATACTCCATAGCAGGAAACTTCCTTGGATTGCCTGCAATTACTGTCATG GTCGGCTATGACATGGGAGGCTTACCAATCGGCCTACAATTTATCGGAAGACCATGGTCGGAAGCAACTCTACTCCATTTAGCATTTGCAATGCAG ACAATTTGCATCAAAAGCTACAAGAAGCCCCAAGTGTTCTACAATCTCCTCGAGACGAAGTAA
- the LOC122020321 gene encoding zinc finger CCCH domain-containing protein 16-like isoform X2, with the protein MTCEFVSVARWKVAICGEYMKSKFKTCSHGTACNFIHCFRNPGGDYEWADWDNPPPKYWIKRMIALFGTSTECQYDKLVDYRESERFRRSDRTPSKKRFHSRRSDSGGSPTKESDTTRDPYSHSSIRREQFSSRRVEYAALTEKHDRDRGHGKFVKSGRTRNCDSAEGNYKENNRVSLKNHHKYEDNYYDDQERHKRKHKEYSLRRKRGKNYSIEYAENKSRFHEKGDVQSSDYTDDDRQFSDDQSTSLSGEKSSHKDTFNEERYNGTCEQASRRPSMDEEHYEGIGPEDLGSNTQHSECPSKRADYNKYRSSRSDLHSDNRKRKHESSSRKRTHYHQKDDNSDSSCEELSNLECGHEESSRGKHQRNMSRHTSDGSSRKRRHYHQKDDNNDSSSEELSNLEYGHQELGKGKHRRDTNRHTSSRRREIG; encoded by the exons ACATGTTCCCATGGTACTGCATGCAATTTCATTCACTGCTTCCGCAACCCTGGAGGAGATTATGAATGGGCGGATTGGGATAACCCTCCTCCCAAATACTGGATTAAAAGAATGATTGCTTTGTTTGGTACTTCAACTGAATGCCAGTATGACAAGCTGGTCGATTACCGAGAATCCGAGAGGTTTCGGCGTTCAGATAGAACACCAAGCAAAAAAAG GTTCCACTCTCGAAGGTCTGACAGTGGTGGTTCTCCTACCAAAGAGTCAGATACTACAAGAGATCCATATAGTCATAGTTCAATCAGGAGAGAGCAGTTCAGTAGTAGGAGAGTAGAATATGCAGCTTTAACTGAAAAGCATGACAGAGACAGAGGACATGGCAAATTTGTCAAGAGTGGGAGAACGCGAAATTGTGATTCTGCTGAAGGTAACTACAAGGAGAACAACAGGGTTTCTCTGAAAAACCATCATAAATACGAAGATAACTATTATGATGATCAGGAAAGGCATAAGAGGAAACACAAGGAATACTCGCTGAGGCGAAAGAGAGGGAAAAATTATTCCATTGAGTATGCAGAGAATAAATCAAGATTTCATGAAAAGGGAGATGTGCAATCTTCAGACTACACTGATGACGACAGACAGTTTAGTGATGACCAATCCACTAGCCTGTCAGGTGAGAAGTCTAGTCACAAGGATACTTTCAATGAAGAACGATACAATGGAACTTGTGAGCAGGCAAGTCGTAGGCCTAGTATGGATGAAGAGCATTACGAAGGAATTGGTCCAGAGGATCTTGGTTCCAACACACAGCACAGTGAGTGCCCCTCTAAAAGGGCAGACTATAATAAGTACAGGTCATCCCGATCTGATCTACATAGCGACAATCGAAAAAGGAAACATGAAAGTAGTAGTAGAAAGAGAACACATTACCACCAAAAGGATGATAACAGTGATAGCAGCTGTGAAGAGCTTAGCAACTTAGAGTGTGGTCATGAAGAGTCAAGCAGGGGGAAGCACCAGAGAAACATGAGTCGACATACAAGTGATGGTAGTAGTAGAAAGAGAAGACATTACCATCAAAAGGATGATAACAATGATAGCAGCAGTGAAGAGCTTAGCAACTTAGAGTATGGTCATCAAGAGTTAGGCAAGGGGAAGCACCGGAGAGACACGAATCGACATACAAGCAGTCGGAGGAGGGAAATTGGTTAA